The Alphaproteobacteria bacterium DNA segment GCCGTGGCGGGGCTGACCTTGGCGCAACGTCACTTGATATTCCTGCCCGAACCGCGCGCCTTTTCCATCGAGAAATGGCGCCCCTTGCCGGTCGAAGTGATCCCAGTCACCACGCCCGACGGGCTTACGATCTCCAGTTGGCATGTCCAGGCCGAGGATTCCGCCCGTCCCACGATCGTCCTATTCCACGGCAATGGCGGCAATCCCGATGGTCGCCTGGATAAAGTGACGCCGTGGCTGAATGCGGGCTATGGCGTGGTCGTGGCGGGGTATCGCGGCTATGGCGGCAATCCGGGCCAGCCCAGCGAGGAAGCCTTGACCGCCGATGCGTGGCTTTTGTTGGACAGACTGGCGCAGCGCGGCATTGCCGGAGCATCGCTGATTCTATACGGCGAGTCTTTGGGCACCGGCCTGGCTGTTGCCATGGCGACTGAGCGTTCGGTGGCGGCGCTGGTTCTGGAATCGCCATATACCTCGCTGGCGGATGCGGCATCGCATCATTATCCGCTTGTGCCGGTCAGTTGGCTGTTATGGGATCGCTTTGATTCTCTTTCGCGCATCGGACAGATCAAGGCCCCGCTGTTGATCCTGCATGGCGAGGCGGATGATGTGGTGCCGGTGAAACTGGGCCGCCAGTTGTTCGAGGCCGCGCGCCAGCCCAAGCAAGGCATTTTTCTGCCCGGGCTGGGGCATAACGATCTGTTGGCTCCCGAGACTCAGTTGATGGTGCTGGATTTCCTCAAACCGCTGCCCGACGCCACAAGATGAGCGGTATGCCCGATTCTCCGTTGTTGGAAGTGCGCGACCTGGCCGTGGATTTCGCCACGCCGGGCGGGACGGTCCAGGCCGTGCGCGGGGTCAGTTTCTCGGTGCATCGGGGCGATACGCTGGCTTTGGTAGGCGAGTCGGGGTCGGGTAAATCCGTGACGGCTCTTTCCTTGATGAATCTTCTGCCCCAAGGTTCGGGCTGTGTTCGCCACGGCAGCATTTTGTTTAAGGGGCAGGATTTGGCTTTCGCCACGCAAACGCAGTGGCAAGAATTGCGCGGCAATCGCATGGCCATGATCTTTCAAGAACCCATGACCTCGCTCAATCCCTTGCATCGCGTAGGAAGGCAGATCGCGGAAAGTCTGATTTTGCATAAAAGGCTGGATAAGAACGCTGCTCGGGCCAAAGTGGCCGAGCTGTTGCGCCTGGTGGGGTTGGAGGATGCGGGCCGGTTCATGTCGGCCTATCCGCACCAATTATCGGGTGGACAGCGGCAACGTGTGATGATCGCCATGGCACTGGCCAACGATCCTGATTTGTTGATCGCGGACGAGCCGACCACGGCGCTGGACGTGACGGTGCAGGCGCAGATTCTGGATCTGTTGCTGGAACTGCGTCAGCGTTTCGGCATGGCTCTGTTGATGATCACCCATGACCTGAATATCGTGCGCCGCTTGGCCGACCGGCTATGCGTGATGCGTCAGGGGCAGATTGTCGAACAAGGGGCATCCGCGCCGATTTTCACTTCGCCTCAGCATGATTACACCAAGGCCTTGCTGGCCGCCCAACCGGGCCTGGCCCCGCCGCCGCCTGCCGCCCCTACGCCCGAGATTCTGGCGACAGAAGACTTGCGGGTGCATTTTCCCGTTTTGCGCGGCGTGCTGCGTCGTCCGGTGGATCATGTGCGGGCGGTGGACGGCGTATCGCTGCAATTGCATGCCGGACGCACTTTGGGCGTGGTGGGCGAGTCCGGATCGGGCAAGACGACCTTGGGGCTTGCCCTTTTGCGTCTGATCGACAGCCAAGGCCCCATACGCTTTGAGGGTCAGGCGATCCAGGATTTGAAGGGCAAGGCCCTGCGCCCCATGCGCCAGCGCATGCAGATCGTCTTCCAAGACCCCTATGGCGCGCTTAGCCCGCGCATGACGGTGGGGCAGATCGTGGCCGAGGGCATGGAGATTCATGATATCGGCACCCCCGCCCAGCGGGAAGACAAGGTCATCGAAACCTTGCGCCGCGTGGGACTGGACCCACAGGCGCGGCATCGTTATCCGCATGAATTCTCGGGCGGTCAGCGTCAGCGCGTGGCCATCGCCCGCGCCTTGGTTCTGCAGCCGCGCTTGATCGTCCTGGACGAGCCGACCTCGGCCCTTGACGTGTCCATCCAGGCGCAAATCGTGGGCCTGTTGCGTGATCTGCAAACCCAGATGGGCTTGGCCTATCTGTTCATCAGCCATGACCTGCGCGTCGTGCGCGCCCTGGCCCATGACGTGATGGTGATGAAAGACGGGCGCGTGGTGGAATCCGGCCCTGCCGACCAGATATTCAACGCCCCGCAACAACCCTATACGCAAACTTTGTTCAAGGCCGCCTATCTGAACGCGGGGTGATGTGATCGTTCAAGGTTCGAACTTTGCTATAGGCCATGAATATGATGATGTGCTGGATGGGATGATTGCGGCTATTCGCCGTCATAATATGATCTTAGATCGCTTGGTATCTGGCATTTTCTTAGAACATATTGGCTGCATATCCTTGGCTGCTTAAAAATAAGGAATATATTCAGAATTGTTATCAATATAGTCGTAAAGATATATATTTCTTTATTATAAGTAAAGATCATATAAAATATATATATAGAAGACATCAACGAAAAAAATAATATTAACAGTAATATTGTATCAATAATATTCAATATGAAGAAGTAACCATCAAGTATGATGGAGCCATCATCTGGATATTTATATATATGCTTATATGATATACCCCCTTTTATACATATATCGTACAATGGAGAGGATGTTATTACATTCGTAACAAACCCTGATTTTTGAGGAATTTCTTCAGG contains these protein-coding regions:
- a CDS encoding alpha/beta hydrolase, producing the protein MSSSRSFVSRFMATGWARFLLAALALYLLAVAGLTLAQRHLIFLPEPRAFSIEKWRPLPVEVIPVTTPDGLTISSWHVQAEDSARPTIVLFHGNGGNPDGRLDKVTPWLNAGYGVVVAGYRGYGGNPGQPSEEALTADAWLLLDRLAQRGIAGASLILYGESLGTGLAVAMATERSVAALVLESPYTSLADAASHHYPLVPVSWLLWDRFDSLSRIGQIKAPLLILHGEADDVVPVKLGRQLFEAARQPKQGIFLPGLGHNDLLAPETQLMVLDFLKPLPDATR
- a CDS encoding ABC transporter ATP-binding protein, yielding MSGMPDSPLLEVRDLAVDFATPGGTVQAVRGVSFSVHRGDTLALVGESGSGKSVTALSLMNLLPQGSGCVRHGSILFKGQDLAFATQTQWQELRGNRMAMIFQEPMTSLNPLHRVGRQIAESLILHKRLDKNAARAKVAELLRLVGLEDAGRFMSAYPHQLSGGQRQRVMIAMALANDPDLLIADEPTTALDVTVQAQILDLLLELRQRFGMALLMITHDLNIVRRLADRLCVMRQGQIVEQGASAPIFTSPQHDYTKALLAAQPGLAPPPPAAPTPEILATEDLRVHFPVLRGVLRRPVDHVRAVDGVSLQLHAGRTLGVVGESGSGKTTLGLALLRLIDSQGPIRFEGQAIQDLKGKALRPMRQRMQIVFQDPYGALSPRMTVGQIVAEGMEIHDIGTPAQREDKVIETLRRVGLDPQARHRYPHEFSGGQRQRVAIARALVLQPRLIVLDEPTSALDVSIQAQIVGLLRDLQTQMGLAYLFISHDLRVVRALAHDVMVMKDGRVVESGPADQIFNAPQQPYTQTLFKAAYLNAG